A genomic window from Camelina sativa cultivar DH55 chromosome 2, Cs, whole genome shotgun sequence includes:
- the LOC104728364 gene encoding protein bfr2-like isoform X3 codes for MSIEVKSMDQNCRCLELEERVLKSEEKYTELETELQKQNKECESLELRIKELESEKLVVEEELRNLKESEESSLVEQMMVNGALEIEKQMAVKESEDWKTKFEKLVETVRKLDEIGGFRYGELELDENVKLGLELARIKNSTESCKVDKDFTSREGLGYQQGSGSPYMTTPVKDYYMLGRDRDNMSSRGRVNKMLSFEDDDGDKSTGVVDLCDGETEEGSEKECADAKDGLEERSIDENYEDDDVESCEVNKSTPCGRKRKRVIASDSETDDDDEDNIPISILKNLKPSDQEMVDTPTKGESGSRRLSGQRRRVSSRLRKQRVISASSEQNSPERVVGIPTIGNAEDDETAEETESETASLEGFIVSDDDDDSQGSVSENSDHETGEEESDGETGYADVMSMLRREKKPENRKWEYEADMLADFGKDPELCMRAVCVMYRLQTDDEKLSSSSHICNGIGFNKFDAARGTYIASFLTDGDPKNDLKKSVEELEDFDYKAVEDCEKFACRYWKQLFKIYNNRDDPFFARPPSP; via the exons ATGTCTATAGAAGTGAAGTCGATGGATCAAAATTGTCGGTGTCTTGAGTTagaagaaagggttttgaaAAGTGAAGAAAAGTACACCGAGTTAGAAACAGAGTTgcagaaacagaacaaagagtGTGAATCACTTGAACTGAGGATTAAGGAATTGGAATCTGAGAAGTTAGTAGTGGAAGAAGAGTTGAGGAATCTTAAAGAATCTGAGGAGAGTTCATTGGTTGAGCAGATGATGGTGAACGGAGCGTTGGAGATTGAGAAACAGATGGCTGTGAAAGAATCTGAGGATTGGAAGACAAAGTTTGAGAAGCTTGTGGAAACTGTTCGAAAGTTAGATGAGATTGGTGGGTTTAGATATGGAGAATTGGAATTAGATGAGAATGTGAAGCTAGGATTGGAGTTAGCTAGGATCAAGAATAGTACTGAATCTTGTAAAGTGGATAAAGATTTTACGAGTAGGGAAGGGTTAGGTTATCAACAAGGTTCAG GCTCGCCTTATATGACCACACCGGTTAAAGACTACTATATGTTGGGGAGAGACAGAGACAACATGTCTTCTCGGGGACGAGTAAATAAGATGTTGTcgtttgaagatgatgatggtgacaaATCGACTGGTGTAGTTGATTTATGTGATGGTGAAACAGAGGAGGGAAGCGAGAAGGAGTGTGCTGATGCTAAGGATGGTTTAGAAGAGAGAAGTATTGATGAGAactatgaagatgatgatgttgaatCTTGTGAAGTTAACAAAAGCACTCCTTGTGGTCGTAAGAGGAAACGAGTTATTGCTAGCGATTcagaaactgatgatgatgatgaagataataTACCGATTTCAATACTCAAGAATTTGAAACCAAGTGACCAAGAGATGGTAGATACACCGACCAAAGGAGAGAGTGGTTCCAGGAGATTGAGTGGACAGCGTCGTCGAGTATCCTCAAGACTGAGGAAACAGAGAGTTATCTCTGCTTCAAGTGAACAAAATTCACCAGAGAGAGTTGTGGGGATCCCAACAATTGGTAATGCCGAGGATGATGAGACAGCGGAAGAGACAGAGAGTGAAACCGCAAGTTTAGAAGGGTTTATtgtttctgatgatgatgatgatagtcaAGGGAGTGTCAGTGAAAACTCTGATCATGAAACCGGGGAAGAGGAATCTGATGGAGAAACCGGTTATGCGGATGTCATGTCAATGTTGAGGAGGGAGAAGAAGCCCGAGAACCGGAAATGGGAGTACGAAGCAGATATGCTGGCTGATTTCGGTAAAGATCCGGAGCTTTGTATGAGAGCTGTTTGTGTTATGTATAGGCTTCAAACTGATGATGAAAAGTTGAGTAGCTCAAGCCATATCTGCAATGGTATCGGTTTCAACAAGTTTGATGCTGCAA GGGGCACTTACATAGCGAGTTTTCTGACGGATGGGGATCCCAAGAATGATTTGAAGAAATCGGTTGAGGAATTGGAAGATTTCGACTATAAAGCCGTTGAGGATTGCGAAAAATTTGCATGCCGATACTGGAAACAACTCTTCAAGATATATAACAACAGAGATGATCCTTTCTTCGCTCGTCCTCCATCTCCATAA
- the LOC104728364 gene encoding uncharacterized protein LOC104728364 isoform X1: MSIEVKSMDQNCRCLELEERVLKSEEKYTELETELQKQNKECESLELRIKELESEKLVVEEELRNLKESEESSLVEQMMVNGALEIEKQMAVKESEDWKTKFEKLVETVRKLDEIGGFRYGELELDENVKLGLELARIKNSTESCKVDKDFTSREGLGYQQGSGSPYMTTPVKDYYMLGRDRDNMSSRGRVNKMLSFEDDDGDKSTGVVDLCDGETEEGSEKECADAKDGLEERSIDENYEDDDVESCEVNKSTPCGRKRKRVIASDSETDDDDEDNIPISILKNLKPSDQEMVDTPTKGESGSRRLSGQRRRVSSRLRKQRVISASSEQNSPERVVGIPTIGNAEDDETAEETESETASLEGFIVSDDDDDSQGSVSENSDHETGEEESDGETGYADVMSMLRREKKPENRKWEYEADMLADFGKDPELCMRAVCVMYRLQTDDEKLSSSSHICNGIGFNKFDAASEFSDGWGSQE; the protein is encoded by the exons ATGTCTATAGAAGTGAAGTCGATGGATCAAAATTGTCGGTGTCTTGAGTTagaagaaagggttttgaaAAGTGAAGAAAAGTACACCGAGTTAGAAACAGAGTTgcagaaacagaacaaagagtGTGAATCACTTGAACTGAGGATTAAGGAATTGGAATCTGAGAAGTTAGTAGTGGAAGAAGAGTTGAGGAATCTTAAAGAATCTGAGGAGAGTTCATTGGTTGAGCAGATGATGGTGAACGGAGCGTTGGAGATTGAGAAACAGATGGCTGTGAAAGAATCTGAGGATTGGAAGACAAAGTTTGAGAAGCTTGTGGAAACTGTTCGAAAGTTAGATGAGATTGGTGGGTTTAGATATGGAGAATTGGAATTAGATGAGAATGTGAAGCTAGGATTGGAGTTAGCTAGGATCAAGAATAGTACTGAATCTTGTAAAGTGGATAAAGATTTTACGAGTAGGGAAGGGTTAGGTTATCAACAAGGTTCAG GCTCGCCTTATATGACCACACCGGTTAAAGACTACTATATGTTGGGGAGAGACAGAGACAACATGTCTTCTCGGGGACGAGTAAATAAGATGTTGTcgtttgaagatgatgatggtgacaaATCGACTGGTGTAGTTGATTTATGTGATGGTGAAACAGAGGAGGGAAGCGAGAAGGAGTGTGCTGATGCTAAGGATGGTTTAGAAGAGAGAAGTATTGATGAGAactatgaagatgatgatgttgaatCTTGTGAAGTTAACAAAAGCACTCCTTGTGGTCGTAAGAGGAAACGAGTTATTGCTAGCGATTcagaaactgatgatgatgatgaagataataTACCGATTTCAATACTCAAGAATTTGAAACCAAGTGACCAAGAGATGGTAGATACACCGACCAAAGGAGAGAGTGGTTCCAGGAGATTGAGTGGACAGCGTCGTCGAGTATCCTCAAGACTGAGGAAACAGAGAGTTATCTCTGCTTCAAGTGAACAAAATTCACCAGAGAGAGTTGTGGGGATCCCAACAATTGGTAATGCCGAGGATGATGAGACAGCGGAAGAGACAGAGAGTGAAACCGCAAGTTTAGAAGGGTTTATtgtttctgatgatgatgatgatagtcaAGGGAGTGTCAGTGAAAACTCTGATCATGAAACCGGGGAAGAGGAATCTGATGGAGAAACCGGTTATGCGGATGTCATGTCAATGTTGAGGAGGGAGAAGAAGCCCGAGAACCGGAAATGGGAGTACGAAGCAGATATGCTGGCTGATTTCGGTAAAGATCCGGAGCTTTGTATGAGAGCTGTTTGTGTTATGTATAGGCTTCAAACTGATGATGAAAAGTTGAGTAGCTCAAGCCATATCTGCAATGGTATCGGTTTCAACAAGTTTGATGCTGCAAG CGAGTTTTCTGACGGATGGGGATCCCAAGAATGA
- the LOC104728364 gene encoding uncharacterized protein LOC104728364 isoform X2, whose amino-acid sequence MDQNCRCLELEERVLKSEEKYTELETELQKQNKECESLELRIKELESEKLVVEEELRNLKESEESSLVEQMMVNGALEIEKQMAVKESEDWKTKFEKLVETVRKLDEIGGFRYGELELDENVKLGLELARIKNSTESCKVDKDFTSREGLGYQQGSGSPYMTTPVKDYYMLGRDRDNMSSRGRVNKMLSFEDDDGDKSTGVVDLCDGETEEGSEKECADAKDGLEERSIDENYEDDDVESCEVNKSTPCGRKRKRVIASDSETDDDDEDNIPISILKNLKPSDQEMVDTPTKGESGSRRLSGQRRRVSSRLRKQRVISASSEQNSPERVVGIPTIGNAEDDETAEETESETASLEGFIVSDDDDDSQGSVSENSDHETGEEESDGETGYADVMSMLRREKKPENRKWEYEADMLADFGKDPELCMRAVCVMYRLQTDDEKLSSSSHICNGIGFNKFDAASEFSDGWGSQE is encoded by the exons ATGGATCAAAATTGTCGGTGTCTTGAGTTagaagaaagggttttgaaAAGTGAAGAAAAGTACACCGAGTTAGAAACAGAGTTgcagaaacagaacaaagagtGTGAATCACTTGAACTGAGGATTAAGGAATTGGAATCTGAGAAGTTAGTAGTGGAAGAAGAGTTGAGGAATCTTAAAGAATCTGAGGAGAGTTCATTGGTTGAGCAGATGATGGTGAACGGAGCGTTGGAGATTGAGAAACAGATGGCTGTGAAAGAATCTGAGGATTGGAAGACAAAGTTTGAGAAGCTTGTGGAAACTGTTCGAAAGTTAGATGAGATTGGTGGGTTTAGATATGGAGAATTGGAATTAGATGAGAATGTGAAGCTAGGATTGGAGTTAGCTAGGATCAAGAATAGTACTGAATCTTGTAAAGTGGATAAAGATTTTACGAGTAGGGAAGGGTTAGGTTATCAACAAGGTTCAG GCTCGCCTTATATGACCACACCGGTTAAAGACTACTATATGTTGGGGAGAGACAGAGACAACATGTCTTCTCGGGGACGAGTAAATAAGATGTTGTcgtttgaagatgatgatggtgacaaATCGACTGGTGTAGTTGATTTATGTGATGGTGAAACAGAGGAGGGAAGCGAGAAGGAGTGTGCTGATGCTAAGGATGGTTTAGAAGAGAGAAGTATTGATGAGAactatgaagatgatgatgttgaatCTTGTGAAGTTAACAAAAGCACTCCTTGTGGTCGTAAGAGGAAACGAGTTATTGCTAGCGATTcagaaactgatgatgatgatgaagataataTACCGATTTCAATACTCAAGAATTTGAAACCAAGTGACCAAGAGATGGTAGATACACCGACCAAAGGAGAGAGTGGTTCCAGGAGATTGAGTGGACAGCGTCGTCGAGTATCCTCAAGACTGAGGAAACAGAGAGTTATCTCTGCTTCAAGTGAACAAAATTCACCAGAGAGAGTTGTGGGGATCCCAACAATTGGTAATGCCGAGGATGATGAGACAGCGGAAGAGACAGAGAGTGAAACCGCAAGTTTAGAAGGGTTTATtgtttctgatgatgatgatgatagtcaAGGGAGTGTCAGTGAAAACTCTGATCATGAAACCGGGGAAGAGGAATCTGATGGAGAAACCGGTTATGCGGATGTCATGTCAATGTTGAGGAGGGAGAAGAAGCCCGAGAACCGGAAATGGGAGTACGAAGCAGATATGCTGGCTGATTTCGGTAAAGATCCGGAGCTTTGTATGAGAGCTGTTTGTGTTATGTATAGGCTTCAAACTGATGATGAAAAGTTGAGTAGCTCAAGCCATATCTGCAATGGTATCGGTTTCAACAAGTTTGATGCTGCAAG CGAGTTTTCTGACGGATGGGGATCCCAAGAATGA
- the LOC104728378 gene encoding arabinogalactan peptide 22: protein MASLKFPLEILAVFVIISVILLPIAHAQSSSPAPAPTSDGTSIDQGIAYVLMLVALALTYFIH from the exons atggcgTCCCTGAAATTTCCATTGGAGATTCTCGCCGTCTTCGTCATCATCTCCGTGATTCTTTTGCCGATTGCTCATGCTCAATCTTCTTCGCCAGCTCCCGCACCCACCAGCGACg GAACATCGATAGATCAGGGGATAGCGTATGTTCTAATGTTGGTGGCGTTGGCGTTGACTTATTTCATTCACTAA